A single window of Nocardia higoensis DNA harbors:
- a CDS encoding NAD(P)-dependent alcohol dehydrogenase encodes MHALQVTGPGTLELRTVPVPDIGPAEVLLRVGAAGICHSDLRIVTLTEPRCAEPFTLGHEISGTVEAVGAAVATPVVGARGVVYPCWSCGVCRECLRGNENVCLAAGRAAIPPCPGLDRDGGMAEYVRIPARAFVPIGDLDVLQAAPLADAALTSYHAVAGARDQLLPGATAVVIGVGGLGHMAVQILAATTAARIVAVDVSEDKLALATANGADEGVVIDDDTAARILDSTGGRGAEAVFDFVGVDQTVRLAVESVAPNGAYRMIGLGGGAPEITSAPAGKAGWPWGASVRKSYGGTRSDLVESIALAQSGKLHVEVEPYELTDGREALDRLDRGLVRGRAVLVP; translated from the coding sequence ATGCACGCACTTCAGGTGACCGGACCGGGCACCCTCGAGCTTCGCACGGTGCCGGTCCCCGACATCGGCCCCGCCGAAGTGTTGTTGCGCGTGGGCGCGGCAGGCATCTGTCATTCCGATCTGCGCATCGTCACGCTGACAGAGCCGCGGTGCGCCGAACCGTTCACCCTCGGCCACGAGATCTCGGGCACCGTCGAGGCGGTCGGCGCCGCGGTCGCGACACCGGTGGTCGGCGCCCGGGGAGTGGTGTATCCGTGCTGGTCGTGCGGTGTGTGCCGAGAGTGCCTGCGCGGGAACGAGAATGTCTGTCTCGCCGCCGGTCGCGCCGCCATCCCGCCCTGCCCCGGACTCGACCGGGACGGCGGGATGGCGGAGTACGTGCGCATCCCGGCACGCGCCTTCGTACCGATCGGCGACCTCGATGTGCTGCAGGCCGCGCCGCTGGCCGATGCCGCGCTGACCAGCTATCACGCTGTCGCCGGAGCCAGGGACCAGTTGCTGCCCGGGGCGACGGCCGTGGTCATCGGCGTCGGCGGTCTGGGGCACATGGCGGTACAGATCCTCGCCGCCACCACGGCGGCGAGGATCGTCGCGGTGGATGTCAGCGAGGACAAGCTGGCCCTGGCGACGGCCAACGGCGCGGACGAGGGCGTGGTGATCGACGACGACACCGCCGCGAGGATCCTGGACAGCACCGGCGGGCGTGGCGCCGAAGCGGTGTTCGACTTCGTCGGCGTCGACCAGACGGTCCGGCTGGCGGTGGAGTCGGTGGCGCCCAACGGCGCCTACCGAATGATCGGACTCGGTGGCGGCGCCCCGGAGATCACCTCGGCGCCCGCGGGCAAGGCGGGCTGGCCGTGGGGCGCGTCCGTGCGCAAGTCCTACGGCGGCACCCGCTCGGACCTGGTCGAATCCATCGCCTTGGCGCAGTCGGGCAAATTGCACGTCGAGGTCGAACCCTACGAACTCACCGACGGCCGCGAAGCCCTGGACCGGCTCGATCGCGGCCTGGTACGCGGGCGGGCGGTGCTGGTGCCGTGA
- a CDS encoding DUF6319 family protein has protein sequence MPSPRNKPTPLSDSEIQHIAAEIAAGRPPMVWFTAAAVGVAEGRSGKVVALGDPAEGDFLQVRPTGSRDVLSFSPVEVTVTKPPREKAAAAPGRAEPAPRKETPVTQPPSPTSAPVAKESAPRPAQDAAKTQPAKTAAPAPDPAASSRPAAKAAKAPARKAKAPEVSVTLAGTADGEWTVEVVTGKKRSVRGLPVSSAAVAQAAKLLHPEVAEVVAGILDAAREAQLAKVAQLQAELEAAKRALEDLDS, from the coding sequence ATGCCCTCACCGCGAAACAAGCCCACGCCGTTGTCGGACAGCGAGATACAGCACATCGCCGCGGAGATCGCGGCGGGCCGCCCACCGATGGTGTGGTTCACCGCCGCCGCCGTCGGGGTGGCCGAAGGACGGTCGGGAAAGGTTGTGGCACTCGGTGATCCGGCCGAGGGCGACTTCTTGCAGGTGCGTCCCACCGGTTCCAGGGACGTGCTGTCGTTCTCCCCGGTCGAAGTGACCGTCACCAAGCCGCCTCGCGAGAAGGCGGCCGCCGCACCCGGGCGGGCCGAGCCCGCGCCGAGAAAGGAAACCCCTGTGACCCAGCCGCCGAGCCCGACGAGCGCACCCGTGGCCAAGGAGAGCGCGCCGCGTCCCGCCCAGGACGCCGCGAAGACTCAGCCCGCGAAAACCGCTGCGCCCGCACCGGACCCGGCCGCGTCGAGCAGGCCCGCCGCCAAGGCCGCGAAGGCCCCGGCCCGCAAGGCGAAGGCGCCCGAGGTGTCGGTCACCCTGGCAGGCACCGCCGACGGCGAATGGACCGTGGAGGTCGTCACCGGCAAGAAGCGGTCGGTGCGCGGTCTGCCGGTGAGCAGCGCCGCCGTCGCCCAGGCCGCCAAGCTGCTGCACCCGGAGGTCGCCGAGGTCGTCGCCGGCATCCTCGACGCTGCCAGGGAAGCGCAGCTGGCGAAGGTCGCGCAGCTGCAGGCCGAGCTGGAAGCCGCCAAGCGCGCACTCGAGGACCTCGACTCCTGA
- a CDS encoding DUF4383 domain-containing protein yields the protein MATFDSTTRTNQWSPVRIAAFVVGATFLLIGILGFIPGITTNYDTLEWAGHHSEAKLLGVFEVSILHNLVHLAFGVAGVLAARAARTATGFLVIGGIIYLALWLYGLVIDQDSSANFVPVNTADNWLHFALGLGMVGLGALLPRWVTGRRHTGLIA from the coding sequence ATGGCAACATTCGATTCCACCACCAGGACGAATCAGTGGTCACCGGTCCGAATCGCCGCGTTCGTCGTCGGCGCGACGTTCCTGCTGATCGGCATTCTCGGGTTCATCCCCGGCATCACCACGAACTACGACACCTTGGAGTGGGCGGGTCACCACTCCGAGGCGAAGCTGCTCGGCGTGTTCGAAGTCTCGATCCTGCACAACCTCGTGCATCTGGCCTTCGGCGTCGCCGGCGTACTGGCCGCACGCGCGGCGCGCACGGCCACGGGCTTCCTCGTCATCGGTGGCATCATCTATCTGGCCCTGTGGCTGTACGGACTGGTCATCGACCAGGACAGCTCGGCCAATTTCGTTCCGGTGAACACCGCGGACAACTGGCTGCACTTCGCTCTCGGGCTGGGCATGGTCGGGCTGGGCGCGTTGCTGCCGAGGTGGGTGACCGGTCGCCGGCACACCGGATTGATCGCCTGA
- a CDS encoding acyl-CoA synthetase: MNLAHTLETIKAVRLLSSRGIADLTNPKETVQNLREVRQMGPQAAAVRHSARIAPDRPALVDERGELSYRELDDQSTAVARGLQAAGITEGTVVAVLARDHRGLLMSKIAAGKLGARIALMNTGFAKPQFAEVCAREKVQAVLHDSEFLDLLDALPPELPRYLTWVDEGTEIPSGTKTFDDLIAENSTEELPPPSTPGGFIILTSGTTGLPKGAPRTKVSPFATAQFLDRMPFQKFDTMVIVSPIFHSTGLGTWLIGSILANKIVMRRRFDAEATLKMVADHKADILVAVPTMLHRMVELPAEVLAKYDTSSLKAIILAGSALSPELSIRAAEVFGPVVHNLYGSTEVAIATIAKPDELAIAPGTVGRPPVTCDVRLYDENDQRVEGKNVTGRIFVRSGAPFEGYTDGRHKQIIDGYMSTGDMGHFQDQGLLMVDGRDDDMIVSGGENVYPQEVENLLLEREDVFDAAVVGVDDAEFGKRLRAFIVPEPGKPQPDGEEIKAYVKGNLARYKVPRDVVFLDDLPRNATGKLLRRTLVEYDINA; encoded by the coding sequence GTGAACCTGGCGCACACGCTGGAAACCATCAAGGCTGTGCGGTTGCTGAGTTCGCGCGGAATCGCCGATCTCACCAATCCGAAGGAGACGGTGCAGAACCTTCGGGAAGTCCGCCAGATGGGCCCGCAGGCAGCCGCTGTCCGCCATTCCGCCCGGATCGCCCCGGATCGCCCGGCCCTGGTCGACGAGCGCGGTGAGCTGAGCTACCGCGAACTCGACGACCAGTCCACCGCTGTGGCCCGTGGTCTGCAGGCGGCGGGCATCACCGAGGGCACCGTCGTGGCCGTGCTGGCCCGCGACCACCGCGGTCTGCTCATGTCCAAGATCGCGGCGGGCAAGCTGGGCGCGCGCATCGCGCTGATGAACACCGGCTTCGCCAAACCGCAGTTCGCCGAGGTCTGCGCGCGCGAGAAGGTGCAGGCGGTGCTGCACGACAGCGAATTCCTCGACCTGCTCGACGCGCTGCCGCCGGAGCTGCCCCGCTACCTCACCTGGGTCGACGAGGGCACCGAAATCCCCTCGGGCACGAAGACCTTCGACGATCTGATCGCGGAGAACTCCACCGAGGAACTGCCGCCTCCGAGTACCCCCGGCGGCTTCATCATCCTCACCAGCGGCACCACCGGCCTGCCCAAGGGCGCGCCGCGCACCAAGGTCTCGCCGTTCGCCACCGCGCAGTTCCTCGACCGGATGCCGTTCCAGAAGTTCGACACGATGGTGATCGTCTCGCCGATCTTCCACAGCACCGGCCTGGGCACCTGGCTCATCGGCTCGATCCTGGCGAACAAGATCGTCATGCGGCGCCGCTTCGACGCCGAGGCCACGCTGAAGATGGTCGCCGACCACAAGGCCGACATCCTGGTGGCCGTACCCACCATGCTGCATCGGATGGTGGAGCTGCCCGCGGAAGTGCTCGCCAAGTACGACACCTCCTCGCTGAAGGCCATCATCCTCGCCGGCTCGGCGCTCTCCCCCGAGCTGTCGATCCGCGCGGCCGAGGTGTTCGGCCCGGTGGTCCACAATCTCTACGGCTCCACCGAGGTCGCCATCGCCACCATCGCCAAGCCGGACGAACTGGCGATCGCACCGGGTACGGTCGGACGTCCGCCCGTCACCTGCGACGTGCGGCTCTACGACGAGAACGATCAGCGGGTCGAGGGCAAGAACGTCACCGGCCGCATCTTCGTCCGCAGCGGCGCACCCTTCGAGGGCTACACCGACGGCAGGCACAAGCAGATCATCGACGGCTACATGTCCACCGGCGACATGGGCCACTTCCAGGACCAGGGTCTGCTCATGGTCGACGGCCGCGACGACGACATGATCGTCTCCGGCGGCGAGAACGTCTACCCGCAGGAAGTCGAGAACCTGCTGCTCGAGCGTGAGGACGTGTTCGACGCGGCGGTCGTCGGCGTCGACGACGCGGAGTTCGGCAAGCGCCTGCGGGCGTTCATCGTGCCCGAGCCGGGCAAGCCCCAGCCCGACGGCGAGGAGATCAAGGCCTACGTCAAGGGCAACCTGGCCCGCTACAAGGTGCCGCGCGACGTCGTCTTCCTCGACGATCTGCCGCGCAACGCCACCGGCAAGCTGCTGCGTCGCACGCTGGTCGAGTACGACATCAACGCCTGA
- a CDS encoding GGDEF domain-containing protein, with the protein MIALPLLVGGRRLSLATMLIVVTGTLVMIGRGLRRYRPRQPLPWYLLAGSAVLFAASSTSQDFGAAAAHGADLCLLAAYFVMALAVAAWLRTRRRRGDYDLALDSALIGLAAMLASWPFLISPAMGSATPVSAALVVCHPLLDAMLLAFLAHSVATVGHSEASLRLLHLGLSAALAGDLMRNLDRAGLAQVDLAGQRTPTLLAYAAIGIAALHPTMAALGGPRRVHPHRSRQRASLIAGALIVAALVPVLGSHLDTVDRVVVSSLFALLLIGVLVRSERAIQRSLRSERRAQYQADHDMLTGLLNRSALLRVYSREHTSPRPGPLGLLFIDLDDFKRVNDSYGHAVGDELIADAAARIRRVAGRDPVVARYGGDEFVVLTPFPAQQAAALAERLLEAFTTPFALSAGSVRVTASIGIASTQSRRHGMLVDDLIREADAAMYYAKERALGYAFHPNAVVADLDTDRADARLHAADDICPRLAGLPGRSRAHRPARTPSDRATAEPTPTPRSTASGVDGSAISMPERPAAVSAARRSAPGEAGPSGVHCPDAGAGATLTAWLRRTGKQTAGRVG; encoded by the coding sequence GTGATCGCCCTCCCCCTGCTGGTCGGCGGGCGCCGGCTGTCCCTGGCGACGATGCTGATCGTGGTGACGGGCACGCTGGTCATGATCGGCCGCGGGTTGCGCAGGTACCGGCCCAGGCAGCCACTGCCGTGGTACCTGCTGGCGGGCTCGGCGGTCCTGTTCGCGGCGAGTTCGACCTCGCAGGACTTCGGCGCGGCCGCCGCGCACGGCGCCGATCTGTGCCTTCTCGCCGCGTATTTCGTCATGGCGCTGGCAGTCGCCGCCTGGCTGCGGACACGCAGGCGGCGCGGCGACTACGACTTGGCGCTGGACTCCGCTCTCATCGGCCTCGCCGCCATGCTCGCCTCCTGGCCCTTCCTGATCTCGCCCGCGATGGGTTCGGCCACCCCGGTGTCCGCTGCGCTCGTGGTCTGTCATCCGCTGCTGGACGCGATGCTGCTGGCCTTCCTCGCACACTCGGTGGCCACGGTGGGGCATTCGGAAGCATCTCTTCGGCTGCTGCATCTGGGGTTGTCCGCCGCGCTCGCCGGCGACCTGATGCGCAATCTGGACCGCGCCGGTCTGGCGCAGGTCGACCTGGCCGGCCAGCGCACACCGACGCTGTTGGCCTATGCGGCGATCGGGATCGCGGCCCTGCACCCGACCATGGCGGCGCTGGGTGGGCCGCGTCGTGTCCACCCGCACCGATCCCGGCAGCGGGCGAGCCTGATCGCGGGTGCGCTGATCGTGGCGGCACTGGTGCCGGTGCTCGGTTCCCACCTGGACACCGTCGACCGCGTCGTGGTGTCGTCGCTGTTCGCTCTCCTGCTGATCGGGGTGCTCGTGCGCAGCGAGCGCGCCATCCAGCGCAGTCTGCGCAGCGAACGTCGCGCCCAGTACCAGGCCGATCACGACATGCTGACCGGTCTGTTGAATCGGTCGGCGCTGTTGCGGGTGTACTCGCGTGAGCACACTTCACCCCGGCCGGGGCCACTCGGTCTGCTCTTCATCGATCTGGACGACTTCAAGCGGGTCAACGACAGCTACGGCCACGCCGTCGGCGACGAATTGATCGCCGACGCCGCTGCCCGCATCCGCCGGGTGGCAGGCCGCGATCCCGTGGTCGCCCGCTACGGCGGCGACGAGTTCGTGGTGCTCACCCCGTTCCCGGCGCAGCAGGCGGCCGCCTTGGCCGAGCGCCTGCTCGAGGCATTCACCACGCCGTTCGCGCTCAGCGCCGGATCAGTGCGGGTGACCGCGAGCATCGGCATCGCGAGTACGCAGAGCCGCAGGCACGGCATGCTCGTCGACGACCTGATCCGCGAAGCGGACGCGGCCATGTACTACGCCAAGGAACGGGCGCTCGGCTACGCGTTCCACCCGAACGCCGTCGTCGCCGACCTCGACACCGATCGTGCGGACGCTCGGCTGCACGCGGCGGACGACATCTGTCCCCGCCTCGCCGGACTGCCCGGCCGGAGCCGTGCCCACCGACCGGCGCGCACCCCGTCCGATCGGGCGACGGCCGAACCGACGCCTACGCCGCGGTCCACCGCGTCGGGAGTGGATGGGTCGGCGATCTCGATGCCCGAGCGCCCCGCGGCCGTCTCCGCCGCGCGCAGGTCGGCCCCGGGTGAGGCGGGCCCGAGTGGCGTCCACTGCCCGGACGCCGGTGCCGGCGCCACGCTCACCGCCTGGCTTCGGCGCACCGGAAAGCAGACCGCCGGGCGCGTGGGCTGA
- the galK gene encoding galactokinase, translating to MDTWVAPGRVNIIGEHTDYNDGFVLPVALPLVTRCTARLSTDATARITSRQRPGEPLAVAIEEIAEARERIPGWARYILGVVGEFRARGHAVPGIEIEVDGAVPIGAGLSSSAALTCSVAQAMRDLCAPGLGVRELIDIAACAENRYAGAPTGILDQSAALLCTAGHALLLDVRRFTAVGARGDDGCEQIPFELAESGSALLVVDTGEPHENAGGGYARRRAECEAAAQELGVPALRDVTALGELGRITDPVLRRRARHVVTENARVLAVAECLRGGADPREIGPILVAAHTSLRDDFEVSTPASDEVVDAVLAAGAYGARMVGGGFGGSVVALVDRDRSAAVARAAGERLVAAGHRKPVGSTVIA from the coding sequence GTGGACACGTGGGTCGCGCCGGGCAGGGTGAACATCATCGGCGAGCACACCGATTACAACGACGGATTCGTGCTTCCCGTCGCGCTGCCGCTGGTGACGCGGTGTACCGCTCGCCTGAGCACCGACGCGACGGCTCGGATCACTTCCCGGCAGCGTCCGGGTGAGCCACTGGCGGTCGCGATCGAGGAGATCGCCGAGGCGCGGGAGCGAATTCCTGGTTGGGCACGCTACATCCTGGGCGTGGTCGGCGAGTTCCGTGCGCGCGGGCATGCGGTGCCCGGTATCGAGATCGAGGTCGACGGCGCGGTGCCGATCGGGGCCGGGCTGTCGAGTTCGGCGGCGCTGACATGTTCTGTGGCACAGGCGATGCGAGATCTGTGCGCACCCGGCCTCGGCGTCCGTGAACTCATCGATATCGCCGCCTGCGCGGAGAACCGGTACGCGGGCGCGCCCACCGGGATACTCGACCAGTCGGCGGCGCTGTTGTGCACCGCCGGGCATGCGTTGTTGCTCGATGTGCGGCGCTTCACCGCGGTGGGCGCTCGCGGCGACGACGGCTGTGAGCAGATCCCTTTCGAGCTCGCGGAGTCCGGATCGGCTCTGCTCGTCGTGGACACCGGCGAACCGCACGAGAACGCCGGTGGAGGGTACGCGCGGCGGCGCGCGGAATGCGAAGCCGCAGCACAGGAATTGGGTGTGCCCGCGTTGCGCGACGTCACGGCGCTCGGTGAGCTCGGCCGGATCACCGACCCGGTGCTGCGGCGGCGGGCCAGGCATGTGGTGACCGAGAACGCGAGAGTGCTGGCGGTCGCCGAGTGCTTGCGCGGCGGCGCCGATCCCCGGGAGATCGGGCCGATCCTCGTCGCGGCGCATACCTCGCTCCGCGACGATTTCGAGGTCTCCACGCCCGCCTCGGACGAGGTGGTGGACGCGGTGCTGGCAGCGGGGGCGTACGGAGCCAGGATGGTGGGCGGCGGTTTCGGCGGCAGCGTCGTCGCTCTGGTCGACCGCGACCGCTCGGCGGCCGTCGCGCGCGCGGCCGGGGAACGCCTCGTCGCGGCAGGCCACCGGAAGCCTGTCGGCTCGACGGTGATTGCGTAG
- a CDS encoding PepSY-associated TM helix domain-containing protein encodes MSGPDSTPDPTSPAEPHLPATAAGTGATDSRRESRAEPNSGRRGVQALAMRLHFYAGVFVAPFILVAAVTGALYAISPTLEQFVSRDLLTVDQTGAPRPLAEQIDAATALRPDLALVAVSPAPGATDTTRVIFADPALGESERHAVFVDPYTAEPIGESVVYGSSGALPLRTWIDRLHRDLHLGEPGRLYSELAASWLWIVALAGLALWWRRVRTRRSRSSSAWLLAPDRSRGGRLRNMNWHGAIGMWILPLAALLSVTGMTWSTYAGANIGDLRAQLSWTTPAVSTSLGEGAPAAGPSGDHQHHGGGHVGGASADSGSRAQEIDRAYAAARAAGITQAAEITVPQKADRAYAVKERRLPGIYTVDSVAVDGRNGAITDRLDYADWPLMAKLTNWGIQFHMGLMFGLANQLLLLAAMIGLVVVIVLGYRMWWQRRPTRDAGRFAFGRAPRRGALRGSSLWLVLPLLAATVVVGWFVPLVGLSLLGFLVIDTLIGLRQRFGAAAS; translated from the coding sequence ATGTCCGGCCCGGATTCGACACCGGACCCGACCTCCCCGGCCGAGCCGCACCTGCCCGCGACAGCGGCCGGTACCGGAGCAACCGACTCGAGGCGGGAGAGCCGGGCCGAGCCGAACTCCGGGCGGCGGGGTGTGCAGGCCCTGGCCATGCGACTGCACTTCTACGCCGGAGTCTTCGTGGCCCCGTTCATCCTGGTCGCGGCGGTCACCGGCGCGCTCTACGCGATCTCGCCGACCCTGGAGCAGTTCGTCTCCCGCGACCTGCTGACCGTGGATCAGACCGGTGCGCCACGGCCGTTGGCCGAGCAGATCGACGCCGCCACCGCGCTGCGCCCGGATCTCGCGCTGGTGGCGGTCTCCCCGGCACCCGGCGCGACCGATACCACGCGGGTGATCTTCGCCGATCCCGCACTCGGTGAGTCGGAGCGGCACGCGGTGTTCGTCGATCCGTACACCGCCGAACCGATCGGCGAATCTGTCGTCTACGGCAGTTCCGGCGCGTTGCCCCTGCGCACCTGGATCGACCGCCTGCACCGGGATCTGCACCTGGGCGAGCCCGGTCGGCTCTACAGCGAACTGGCGGCTTCCTGGCTCTGGATCGTGGCCCTGGCCGGTCTCGCGCTGTGGTGGCGGCGGGTCCGTACCCGCCGATCCCGGAGTTCCTCGGCGTGGCTGCTGGCGCCCGACCGCAGCCGAGGGGGCCGACTGCGGAACATGAACTGGCACGGCGCGATCGGCATGTGGATCCTGCCGCTAGCGGCGCTGCTGTCGGTGACCGGCATGACATGGTCGACCTATGCCGGCGCCAATATCGGCGATCTACGCGCCCAGCTCAGCTGGACCACACCGGCGGTGAGCACCTCCCTCGGCGAGGGCGCGCCCGCGGCCGGTCCGAGCGGAGACCACCAGCATCACGGTGGCGGTCACGTCGGTGGCGCCTCGGCCGATTCCGGCTCGCGCGCGCAGGAGATCGACCGCGCCTACGCGGCGGCACGGGCGGCGGGTATCACTCAGGCCGCCGAGATCACCGTGCCCCAGAAGGCCGATCGCGCCTATGCCGTGAAGGAACGGCGGCTGCCCGGGATCTACACCGTCGACTCGGTCGCCGTGGACGGGCGCAACGGAGCGATCACCGATCGACTCGACTACGCCGATTGGCCGTTGATGGCGAAACTCACCAACTGGGGCATCCAGTTCCACATGGGCCTGATGTTCGGGTTGGCGAACCAACTGCTGCTGCTCGCCGCCATGATCGGACTCGTCGTGGTGATCGTGCTCGGTTACCGGATGTGGTGGCAGCGCAGGCCGACCAGGGACGCCGGGCGCTTCGCCTTCGGCCGGGCTCCACGCCGCGGTGCGCTGCGCGGCAGCTCGCTGTGGCTGGTGCTCCCGTTGCTCGCCGCGACCGTGGTCGTCGGCTGGTTCGTGCCGCTGGTCGGCCTGAGCCTGCTCGGGTTCCTGGTGATCGACACCCTCATCGGTCTACGACAGCGTTTCGGCGCCGCGGCGTCCTGA
- a CDS encoding acyl-CoA dehydrogenase family protein: MINLELPKKLRAGANQAHQVAAQIFRPISRKYDLAEHEYPKELDTMAAMVEGLSDSGTQKISGATGGRADTAETGGNNNGGNMSALLNALETSWGDVGLMLSIPYQGLGNAAIAAVSTDEQLQRFGKVWAAMAITEPSFGSDSAAVSTTAVRDGDEWVLNGEKIFVTAGQRATHIVVWATVDKSKGRAAIKSFVVPRDAPGLSVARLEHKLGIRASDTAVLLLQDCRIPADNILGSPEVNVEKGFAGVMQTFDNTRPLVAAMAIGVARAALEELRRLLEGAGVEVSYDTPAMNQHAAAAEFLRMEADYEAAYLLALRAAWMADNKKPNSLEASMSKAKAGRTGTDVTLKAVELAGTLGYSENLLLEKWGRDSKILDIFEGTQQIQQLIVARRVLGKTSAELK; encoded by the coding sequence ATGATCAATCTCGAACTCCCCAAGAAGCTGCGGGCCGGCGCCAACCAGGCGCATCAGGTGGCCGCGCAGATCTTCCGCCCCATCTCGCGCAAGTACGACCTGGCCGAGCACGAGTACCCCAAGGAACTCGACACCATGGCCGCCATGGTCGAGGGCCTGTCGGACTCCGGCACCCAGAAGATCAGCGGAGCCACCGGCGGCCGCGCCGACACCGCCGAAACGGGCGGAAACAACAACGGCGGCAATATGTCCGCGCTGCTCAACGCCCTGGAGACCTCCTGGGGTGATGTCGGCCTGATGCTGTCGATCCCCTACCAGGGGCTGGGCAACGCGGCGATCGCGGCGGTGTCCACCGACGAGCAGCTGCAGCGCTTCGGCAAGGTGTGGGCCGCGATGGCGATCACCGAGCCGTCCTTCGGCTCCGACTCCGCGGCCGTGAGCACCACCGCCGTGCGCGACGGTGACGAGTGGGTGCTCAACGGCGAGAAGATCTTCGTCACCGCGGGCCAGCGCGCCACCCACATCGTCGTGTGGGCCACGGTCGACAAGAGCAAGGGCCGCGCGGCGATCAAGTCGTTCGTCGTGCCGCGCGACGCCCCCGGCCTGTCGGTCGCTCGCCTCGAGCACAAGCTCGGTATCCGCGCTTCCGACACCGCGGTGCTGTTGCTGCAGGACTGCCGAATCCCGGCCGACAACATCCTCGGCAGCCCGGAAGTCAACGTCGAGAAGGGTTTCGCGGGGGTCATGCAGACCTTCGACAACACCCGCCCGCTGGTGGCCGCGATGGCCATCGGCGTGGCCCGCGCCGCGCTCGAGGAACTGCGCCGCCTGCTCGAGGGCGCGGGCGTCGAGGTCTCCTACGACACCCCGGCGATGAACCAGCACGCCGCGGCCGCCGAATTCCTGCGGATGGAGGCCGATTACGAGGCCGCCTACCTGCTGGCGCTGCGCGCGGCGTGGATGGCCGACAACAAGAAGCCGAACTCGCTGGAGGCCTCGATGTCGAAGGCCAAGGCGGGCCGCACCGGCACCGACGTCACCCTCAAGGCCGTCGAGCTGGCGGGCACCCTGGGCTACTCGGAGAACCTGCTGCTGGAGAAGTGGGGCCGCGACTCGAAGATTCTGGACATCTTCGAAGGCACCCAGCAGATCCAGCAGCTCATCGTCGCCCGCCGGGTGCTGGGCAAGACGAGCGCCGAGCTGAAGTAG